GATTGCACCAGCACAATGTCGAGCGGCTGCACGTCATAGTTGATGTTTGAGAAGGCGCCTTCAACCTCCGCTGCACTCACCACATGGCCGTGCGGCAAATGGGAGAAGTCCAGCTTCACACCAGGTCGGAAAAAGCGATCAAGCGGCGCCTCGTCGATGCTAGGAGCGGGTGATGCGCCGTTGTTCGTGGTTGAATGATAGTGCCACGGCGCGTCCATGTGAGTGCCGTTATGCGTGCTGAGTTCAAGCATCTCGACCGCCCAACCTTCTCCGTCCGGAAGGTCATTCTTCTCGAGACCGGGAAAAAACATGGCAATCTGTTCCCAGGTGTTTTCGTGGGTCATGAATTGGATCTTCGGGCGCATAACGTCCGGGTCCGAAATGACATCGTTCGTGATCGGGATAGAGAGGTCGATAAAGCGAGTCATGCTGCGCAACATCGCGTGCAGCATAGGCTGCGTCAATGCGCGACAAGTTGCTCATCAAGAAACGCAGCAACATCCTGTAAATCGACATCTTTTGCCAGAAATGCTGCACCTATGCTGCGCAGCAACAAGAAGGGCAAAGTGCCCGCATCCATCTTTTTGTCATGCAACATGTGACTGACCAGTCGTGCGCCGTCGGCATCCAGACCAAGTGAAGCAATCTCCGAGCGCATCC
This is a stretch of genomic DNA from Parerythrobacter jejuensis. It encodes these proteins:
- a CDS encoding cyclase family protein, whose translation is MLHAMLRSMTRFIDLSIPITNDVISDPDVMRPKIQFMTHENTWEQIAMFFPGLEKNDLPDGEGWAVEMLELSTHNGTHMDAPWHYHSTTNNGASPAPSIDEAPLDRFFRPGVKLDFSHLPHGHVVSAAEVEGAFSNINYDVQPLDIVLVQSGAIYGTENFTDQGVGLGAEATLWLTEHGVEVVGTDAWSWDAPFSHTAKKWAEEKDPAIIWEGHKAGRIRPYYQIEKLTNLAALPAHGFTFSCFPVKIERASAGWIRAVAMVEE